Proteins encoded within one genomic window of Edaphobacter lichenicola:
- a CDS encoding dihydroorotase, whose amino-acid sequence MSDILILNGWLVDPAGGVDGERDLLLRHGRVAAVEMPGVLRAAKAKETIDAKGMIVAPGLVDVHVHLREPGQTYKESIKTGTAAAAAGGFTSVVAMPNTLPVNDSVERLGWMLDAARGACVKLFAMPAATFGSNGEEITDYHELQRAGAVGFTDDGKPVLHDRVMRAALVAAAGISVPVSQHAEDTRLTGGCSMNAGPVAFRLGLRGMTVEAESKIVERDIRLLKDIERQDGLRPHLHVQHVSTAKAMSLIRAAKAEGLHVTCEVAPHHFTLTDEAIGDYDTNAKMNPPLRNDADRLAMIAGLMDGTVDCIATDHAPHALFEKEQEFERAPNGITGLETALGLALRVLHKGNGMPISRVIELMSAQPAGIVSLEGRGTLKVDSFADVVVFDPATEWSFEAAKSRSKSRNTPFDGASMLGRVAATISEGRVVFKG is encoded by the coding sequence ATGAGTGACATATTGATTTTGAACGGGTGGCTGGTTGATCCGGCTGGCGGGGTGGATGGGGAGCGGGACTTGTTGCTGCGGCATGGGCGGGTGGCTGCGGTGGAGATGCCTGGGGTGTTGCGGGCGGCTAAGGCGAAGGAGACAATTGATGCGAAGGGGATGATCGTGGCGCCGGGGCTGGTGGATGTGCATGTGCATCTGCGGGAGCCGGGGCAGACTTATAAGGAGTCGATCAAGACGGGTACGGCGGCGGCGGCGGCGGGTGGATTTACCAGCGTAGTGGCGATGCCGAATACTTTGCCGGTGAATGATTCGGTGGAGAGGCTAGGGTGGATGCTGGATGCGGCGCGTGGGGCTTGCGTGAAGCTGTTTGCGATGCCGGCGGCTACGTTTGGAAGCAACGGTGAGGAGATCACGGACTATCACGAGCTGCAGAGGGCCGGGGCGGTGGGGTTTACGGATGATGGAAAGCCGGTGCTGCATGATCGCGTGATGCGTGCGGCGCTGGTGGCGGCTGCGGGGATTAGCGTGCCGGTGTCGCAGCATGCGGAGGATACGCGACTGACTGGTGGATGCAGCATGAATGCGGGGCCGGTGGCATTTCGGCTGGGGCTGCGCGGGATGACGGTGGAGGCGGAGTCGAAGATTGTGGAGCGGGATATCCGGCTGTTGAAGGATATTGAGCGGCAGGATGGACTGCGCCCGCATCTGCATGTACAGCATGTGTCGACGGCGAAGGCGATGTCCTTGATACGAGCGGCAAAGGCGGAGGGGCTGCATGTGACGTGCGAGGTTGCGCCGCATCACTTTACGCTGACCGATGAGGCGATTGGAGACTACGACACGAATGCGAAGATGAATCCTCCGCTGCGCAATGATGCGGACCGGTTGGCGATGATTGCGGGGTTGATGGATGGCACGGTGGACTGCATTGCGACCGATCATGCTCCGCATGCGCTGTTTGAGAAGGAGCAGGAGTTTGAGCGCGCTCCGAATGGGATTACGGGGCTGGAGACGGCGCTGGGATTGGCGTTGCGGGTGTTGCATAAGGGCAATGGGATGCCGATCTCGCGGGTGATTGAGTTGATGAGCGCGCAGCCGGCTGGGATTGTCTCGCTTGAAGGGCGCGGGACGCTGAAGGTGGATAGCTTTGCGGATGTGGTGGTGTTCGATCCGGCGACGGAGTGGAGTTTTGAGGCGGCGAAGAGTCGTTCGAAGTCGCGGAATACTCCTTTTGACGGCGCGTCGATGCTTGGTCGGGTTGCGGCTACGATCAGCGAAGGGCGCGTCGTCTTCAAGGGTTGA
- a CDS encoding aspartate carbamoyltransferase catalytic subunit: MTILDTGTIAAGSLLTVASLTVAEVAAILAATDRLERMAAAERAKILEGRRIALLFYESSTRTRTSFELAAKSLGAMTTLVSDKSSSIEKGESLKDTGLTLRALGAECIVLRHANSGAPYLLAKMTGLPVLNAGDGMHEHPSQALLDLRTMLTRLPGMGGRLVNAKTLEGVTVVITGDILHSRVARSNAMLLPRLGARVVLCGPKELLPEDASGLGAGVEIERDFDKALKQAGSRGKAVVMMLRIQRERLAGLELDLGEYISRYQLDEERLRSRAPEALVMHPGPMIRGLEIGGEVADGPNSAIEDQVRHGLGVRTALLVRALGAGGFESVTV; encoded by the coding sequence ATGACGATATTAGACACGGGCACGATTGCGGCGGGGTCGTTGCTGACGGTTGCGAGCCTAACGGTGGCGGAGGTTGCGGCGATTCTGGCGGCGACCGACCGGCTGGAGCGAATGGCTGCGGCGGAGAGAGCGAAGATACTGGAAGGGCGGCGGATTGCGCTGCTGTTTTATGAGTCGAGCACGCGGACCAGGACTTCGTTTGAGCTGGCGGCGAAGTCGCTGGGGGCGATGACGACGCTGGTGAGCGATAAGTCTTCGTCGATTGAGAAGGGTGAGAGCCTGAAGGACACGGGGCTGACGCTGCGGGCGCTGGGGGCAGAGTGCATTGTGCTGCGGCATGCGAACTCGGGGGCGCCGTATCTGCTGGCGAAGATGACTGGTTTGCCAGTGCTGAATGCGGGGGATGGGATGCATGAGCATCCGTCGCAGGCGCTGCTGGATCTGCGGACGATGCTGACGCGGTTGCCGGGGATGGGTGGGCGGCTGGTGAATGCGAAGACGCTTGAGGGTGTGACGGTGGTAATTACGGGGGACATTCTGCATAGCCGGGTGGCGCGGTCGAATGCGATGCTGCTGCCGCGGCTGGGGGCGAGGGTGGTGCTGTGTGGGCCGAAGGAGTTGCTGCCGGAGGATGCGTCGGGGCTGGGTGCGGGGGTTGAGATTGAGCGAGATTTCGATAAGGCTTTGAAGCAGGCCGGCTCGCGGGGGAAGGCGGTGGTGATGATGCTGCGGATTCAGCGGGAGCGGCTGGCGGGATTGGAGCTGGACTTGGGAGAGTATATCTCGCGGTATCAGCTGGATGAGGAGAGGCTGAGGTCGCGGGCGCCGGAGGCTTTGGTGATGCATCCGGGACCTATGATTCGCGGGCTGGAGATCGGGGGCGAGGTGGCGGATGGGCCGAACTCGGCGATTGAGGACCAGGTGCGGCATGGGCTGGGCGTGAGGACGGCGCTGCTGGTGAGGGCGCTGGGTGCGGGCGGATTTGAGAGTGTAACGGTATGA
- the pyrR gene encoding bifunctional pyr operon transcriptional regulator/uracil phosphoribosyltransferase PyrR has protein sequence MSEDTEVRKPKFREKGRLMSASEIERTLVRLAHEIVEKHDGSKNVGLVGIKRRGVPLAQRLGVLIEKIEKHPVDVGVLDISFYRDDLSTDGPRPKVTPGAVGFDVTGRDIILMDDVLYTGRTIRAALDALFDYGRPKSVRLLVLIDRGHRELPIEATYVGRLIPTSKREIIEVKLNEVDGQEQVLLVELVD, from the coding sequence ATGAGTGAAGATACTGAAGTTCGGAAGCCGAAGTTTCGCGAAAAGGGCAGGCTGATGTCGGCCTCAGAGATCGAGCGTACGCTGGTGAGACTGGCGCATGAGATCGTGGAAAAACATGACGGCAGCAAGAATGTCGGCTTGGTGGGGATCAAGCGGAGGGGCGTTCCGCTAGCGCAGAGGCTGGGCGTGCTGATCGAGAAGATCGAGAAGCATCCGGTGGATGTGGGGGTGCTGGATATCAGCTTTTATCGCGACGATCTGTCGACGGATGGGCCGCGGCCGAAGGTGACGCCGGGGGCGGTCGGGTTCGATGTGACGGGGCGCGACATTATTTTGATGGACGACGTGCTGTATACCGGGCGGACGATTCGGGCGGCGCTGGATGCGCTGTTTGACTATGGGCGGCCGAAGAGCGTGCGGCTGCTGGTGCTGATCGACCGTGGGCATCGCGAGCTGCCGATCGAGGCGACGTATGTGGGGCGGCTGATTCCTACTTCGAAGCGGGAGATTATTGAGGTGAAGCTGAACGAGGTGGATGGGCAGGAGCAGGTGCTGCTGGTTGAGCTGGTGGATTGA